A stretch of the Drosophila sulfurigaster albostrigata strain 15112-1811.04 chromosome 2L, ASM2355843v2, whole genome shotgun sequence genome encodes the following:
- the LOC133843952 gene encoding keratin, type II cytoskeletal 3-like, which produces MKFLIVLALLVAAASAMPQFGGFGGPGGFGGFGGGPGFGGGGFGGGPGGFGGPGGFGGPGGFGGGGFGGPGFGGRSGFGGGFGGPGGFYG; this is translated from the coding sequence ATGAAGTTTTTGATTGTCCTGGCTCTTTTGGTGGCTGCCGCATCGGCAATGCCACAATTCGGCGGATTCGGTGGACCAGGTGGATTTGGTGGATTTGGTGGTGGTCCTGGCTTTGGCGGCGGCGGTTTTGGTGGAGGCCCTGGAGGATTCGGTGGACCTGGAGGATTCGGAGGACCTGGTGGATTCGGCGGCGGTGGTTTTGGTGGTCCTGGATTCGGTGGACGATCAGGATTTGGTGGCGGATTCGGCGGACCAGGTGGATTCTACGGCTAA